A genome region from Candidatus Poribacteria bacterium includes the following:
- a CDS encoding WD40 repeat domain-containing protein yields MRTARFFSFVLIAILFSPNGFAQDYTRWHLPEGAIARFGKSFLRDLVYFPDGNRLAALSSIGIWIYDVRTGEELDLLTDLGTEQMWNIMELSPDGRTLAAATDGQVILWDLHANKLKNFLVGHEDRVYSLAFSPTGETLIGGSRDTTVRLWDVHTGKLVKTFVGHTERIRRVAYSNDGKTLASVGWKDNTILIWDVSTGQLLTTITEHTDGISSIAYAPDSRTLAGVGRDDKIRIWDVRTGELLKTFVGHTDRVLSVSYSRDGATLVSGSEDKTIRIWNVDTGEISKILNGHTNSVGAIMHSPDQKTFVSRGYDETLRFWDTDTGDLLKTITGHTFMVRSVAFSPDGRTFASSEMEDYTIPLRDVQTGRLLKTLVGHTNYVNSVVYSPDGGTLASGNSDGKICFWDVETGKLLKTLTGHTEGIPSIAYSPDGQSLVSGSRDNNIHLWYVPFGHLLRTITGNITEPDPGIGVKAIALNPDGRTLAVATDEEVIRLWDILTGKVKVTLASNRHGAAAVAFSPDGNVIAAEGNVPAGERSGIRLWDVETGKPLKTLKPVRGVVYGIAFSPDRQTLASASWQTIELWNTITGERKGVFTAHPGLNRVVAFTPDGQILASGSDNGTVILWDMNRIPTQ; encoded by the coding sequence ATGAGAACAGCACGATTTTTTAGTTTTGTTCTAATTGCTATTCTTTTTTCGCCAAACGGTTTCGCACAAGATTACACCCGATGGCACCTTCCCGAAGGGGCTATCGCGCGTTTTGGGAAGAGTTTCTTAAGGGATCTCGTATATTTTCCCGATGGTAATAGACTTGCCGCTTTGAGTTCAATTGGCATTTGGATATACGATGTACGTACGGGTGAAGAACTGGATCTACTCACAGACCTTGGAACAGAACAGATGTGGAATATCATGGAGCTTAGTCCAGATGGTAGGACGCTTGCTGCTGCAACCGACGGTCAGGTAATTTTGTGGGATCTACACGCTAACAAACTGAAAAATTTTCTGGTAGGACACGAAGATAGGGTTTATTCATTGGCGTTCAGTCCAACAGGGGAAACACTTATCGGTGGGAGTCGGGACACTACAGTTCGACTCTGGGATGTTCACACAGGTAAATTGGTAAAAACCTTCGTAGGGCATACGGAGCGTATCCGCCGAGTAGCGTATTCAAATGATGGAAAGACGTTGGCGAGTGTTGGTTGGAAAGACAATACAATTCTTATTTGGGATGTTAGCACTGGACAACTTCTGACAACTATTACAGAACATACAGATGGAATCTCAAGTATCGCGTATGCTCCAGATAGTCGCACACTTGCGGGTGTCGGGCGTGACGATAAGATTCGTATCTGGGATGTGCGGACAGGAGAACTCCTGAAAACCTTTGTTGGACATACAGATCGTGTTCTTTCTGTGAGTTACTCACGAGATGGTGCCACACTTGTCAGTGGAAGTGAGGATAAGACAATTCGTATTTGGAATGTTGACACCGGTGAAATTTCAAAGATCCTTAACGGACATACTAATAGCGTTGGTGCTATAATGCATTCACCGGATCAAAAAACCTTTGTGAGTCGTGGATACGATGAAACGCTGCGTTTCTGGGATACGGACACTGGCGATCTTTTGAAAACCATCACTGGTCACACGTTTATGGTGAGATCAGTGGCGTTTTCACCAGATGGTAGAACCTTCGCGAGTAGTGAAATGGAGGACTATACAATTCCGCTGCGAGATGTACAGACCGGCAGACTGTTAAAAACGCTCGTTGGGCATACCAATTACGTTAATTCAGTAGTATATTCACCCGATGGTGGAACGCTTGCGAGTGGAAATTCGGATGGCAAGATCTGTTTTTGGGATGTGGAAACCGGAAAACTCCTCAAAACACTCACTGGGCACACAGAAGGAATACCTTCTATCGCTTATTCACCGGATGGTCAGTCTCTTGTGAGCGGGAGTAGGGATAATAATATCCATTTATGGTATGTGCCCTTTGGACATCTCCTGCGAACCATCACCGGCAACATTACCGAACCGGATCCAGGCATCGGAGTCAAAGCTATTGCGCTCAATCCTGACGGACGCACACTTGCCGTGGCAACAGATGAAGAGGTGATTCGGTTGTGGGATATACTCACGGGCAAAGTCAAAGTAACCCTCGCTTCAAATAGGCATGGAGCTGCTGCTGTCGCATTTTCTCCAGACGGTAATGTGATCGCAGCTGAAGGCAACGTGCCTGCAGGTGAAAGGAGCGGAATCCGTTTGTGGGATGTGGAAACGGGTAAACCGCTGAAAACACTAAAACCTGTAAGGGGCGTTGTCTATGGCATCGCCTTCAGTCCAGATCGACAAACACTTGCCAGCGCGAGTTGGCAGACAATCGAATTGTGGAATACTATCACTGGCGAGCGCAAAGGCGTTTTCACTGCACATCCAGGTTTGAATCGAGTTGTGGCCTTCACCCCAGATGGGCAAATACTTGCCAGCGGGAGCGACAATGGCACGGTTATTCTGTGGGATATGAACCGGATTCCGACACAATAA